The Flavobacterium sp. 123 genome contains a region encoding:
- a CDS encoding GIY-YIG nuclease family protein, with translation MKFYYVYILKCNDDSLYVGITSDIERRVMEHNVGKYPAAYTHSRRPVSLAFYQDFMDPNQAIEFEKKIKKWSRAKKQCLIDENFDKLQDLSECRNATHHKYNTNNEIDL, from the coding sequence GTGAAATTCTATTATGTTTATATTCTCAAATGTAATGATGATTCTCTATATGTCGGAATTACATCGGATATAGAAAGAAGAGTGATGGAACATAATGTAGGTAAATATCCAGCTGCTTATACTCATTCAAGACGACCTGTGTCATTAGCTTTTTATCAGGATTTTATGGATCCTAATCAAGCAATTGAATTCGAGAAGAAAATAAAAAAATGGAGTCGAGCTAAAAAGCAGTGCTTAATAGATGAAAATTTTGATAAATTGCAGGATCTGTCTGAGTGTAGAAATGCAACACATCATAAGTACAACACAAATAATGAGATTGATTTATAG
- a CDS encoding N-acetylneuraminate synthase family protein, producing MKPYIEIAGRKIGPDFPPLVIAEIGINHEGSLVVAKEMVDAAYRAGVEVIKHQTHIVEDEMSGAAKKVIPGNADVSIYEIMERCSLNEADELELKNYVERKGMIFISTPFSRAAAERLQKFDVPAYKIGSGECNNYPLLEHIASFGKPVILSTGMNTIESIAKAVAIFDSHNIPLALLHTTNLYPTPIHLVRLGAMIEMHNAFPDKVFGLSDHTLNNNACFGAVALGASILERHFTDNMNRTGPDIICSMDEQNAAMLIESSNEIWQMRGGTKAPAKEEQVTIDFAFATVCTIANIKQGEVFTKENIWVKRPGTGEILAEQFHAILGKIAVRDIENDEQLDWADFV from the coding sequence ATGAAACCATACATAGAAATTGCAGGTAGAAAAATAGGCCCCGATTTTCCACCATTAGTTATTGCTGAAATAGGGATTAATCATGAAGGTTCTTTGGTTGTTGCCAAAGAAATGGTTGATGCTGCTTACAGAGCAGGTGTTGAGGTAATAAAACATCAAACGCATATTGTAGAAGATGAAATGAGCGGAGCCGCTAAAAAAGTAATTCCAGGAAATGCGGATGTTTCTATCTATGAAATTATGGAGCGTTGTTCTCTGAATGAGGCTGACGAATTGGAACTCAAAAATTATGTAGAAAGAAAAGGAATGATCTTTATATCTACTCCTTTTTCTCGTGCTGCAGCTGAACGATTGCAAAAATTTGACGTACCAGCTTATAAAATAGGTTCGGGCGAATGCAATAATTATCCGCTTTTAGAACATATAGCTTCTTTTGGTAAACCTGTTATCTTGAGTACAGGCATGAATACAATTGAAAGCATTGCAAAAGCAGTTGCAATATTTGATTCTCACAATATCCCTTTGGCATTATTACATACTACTAATTTATATCCTACACCCATACATTTGGTTCGTTTGGGTGCTATGATTGAAATGCATAACGCTTTTCCAGATAAAGTTTTTGGTTTGTCAGATCATACCTTAAACAACAATGCCTGTTTCGGAGCTGTAGCTTTGGGTGCAAGTATTCTAGAGCGTCATTTTACGGATAATATGAATAGGACAGGTCCAGATATTATTTGCAGTATGGATGAGCAAAATGCTGCCATGTTGATTGAAAGTTCCAATGAAATTTGGCAAATGCGAGGTGGAACTAAAGCGCCAGCCAAAGAGGAACAAGTAACCATTGATTTTGCTTTTGCAACAGTATGTACTATTGCTAATATCAAGCAAGGGGAAGTATTTACCAAAGAAAATATCTGGGTAAAACGTCCCGGAACGGGAGAAATATTGGCGGAGCAATTTCACGCCATACTAGGAAAAATTGCAGTTAGAGATATTGAAAATGATGAACAATTAGATTGGGCGGATTTTGTTTAA
- a CDS encoding glycosyltransferase has product MVKEYNPLVSICIPTYNGAKYIEEAIHSALNQTYSNIEIIISDDNSQDSTLEIFRRIMSNTQIPFYIYNHIPSGIGANWNNCVKKANGKFIKFLFQDDILFDNCIEMMITLALKGQNVGLVYCKRKILYDSTDLEHHKWIKDCGILHKSWIDFEVKSGIEKGRKYLKNYSLLNEPPNKIGEPPAVLLNKSCFEKVGYFDEELKQTLDFEYWYRVMKYYDIGFIDEELVAFRLHKDQATYVNNKNMTNEYSRLMNNLYRTIFWQLNLNRQWKLFKSQSKTGTIFRYLKRKLV; this is encoded by the coding sequence ATGGTTAAAGAATATAATCCCTTAGTCTCAATTTGTATACCTACTTACAATGGAGCTAAATATATTGAGGAAGCAATACATTCGGCTTTAAATCAAACATATTCTAATATTGAGATAATAATTTCAGACGATAATTCGCAAGATTCTACTTTGGAAATATTTAGAAGGATAATGTCTAATACTCAAATTCCATTTTATATTTATAATCACATACCTAGTGGTATTGGTGCTAACTGGAACAATTGTGTCAAAAAAGCTAACGGAAAATTTATTAAATTTTTATTTCAAGACGACATACTGTTTGATAATTGTATCGAAATGATGATAACATTGGCATTAAAAGGCCAAAATGTTGGTCTTGTTTACTGCAAAAGAAAAATTTTGTATGATTCAACAGATTTAGAACATCATAAATGGATAAAGGATTGTGGAATATTACATAAAAGCTGGATTGACTTTGAAGTTAAATCGGGTATAGAAAAAGGAAGGAAATATTTAAAAAATTATAGTTTATTGAATGAGCCTCCAAATAAAATAGGTGAGCCTCCAGCTGTTTTATTAAATAAAAGTTGTTTTGAAAAAGTAGGTTATTTCGATGAAGAGTTAAAACAGACTCTTGATTTTGAATATTGGTACCGTGTTATGAAATATTATGATATAGGTTTTATTGATGAAGAGTTAGTAGCTTTTAGGTTACATAAAGATCAAGCAACTTATGTAAACAATAAAAATATGACAAATGAATATAGTAGGTTAATGAATAATTTATACAGGACAATTTTTTGGCAATTGAATTTAAATAGACAATGGAAGTTATTTAAAAGTCAGAGTAAAACAGGAACTATTTTTAGATATTTAAAAAGGAAATTGGTATGA
- a CDS encoding ABC transporter ATP-binding protein produces the protein MKEIILKAENISKQYRLGQVGTGTLSHDLNRWWHELRGKENPYLKIGDTNDRSTKGESDYVWALQDINFEVERGEVLGIIGKNGAGKSTLLKILSKVTAPTTGNIKSRGRIASLLEVGTGFNGEMTGRENIFLNGAILGMTKKEITSKLEEIIEFSGCERYIDTPVKRYSSGMTVRLAFAVAAFLEPEILVIDEVLAVGDAEFQKKAIGKMQDISRMGGRTVLFVSHNMAAVKSLCTRGIVLENGKVVFEGGIDDAIDKYLNDSTNNAEKKWSIEQAPCSSFIRLLYAKVLNKKNEVSVNHFITDNIQIEFTYEILKENELFTHGFNLFNNHNVHILSSHDKDSNTLKKSLPLGIHSTKIIIPGNFLAESGYSCSFAIMRYNPFYVEFHEMDIVGFNVIDEIGEHTVRGNYSGRFPGIVRPLLNWK, from the coding sequence ATGAAAGAAATTATACTTAAGGCCGAAAATATCTCCAAGCAATACCGCCTCGGGCAAGTAGGGACAGGTACACTTAGTCATGACCTAAACCGATGGTGGCATGAATTACGTGGAAAAGAGAATCCTTATTTAAAAATAGGAGATACAAACGACAGAAGTACCAAAGGTGAAAGTGATTACGTTTGGGCCTTGCAAGATATTAATTTTGAAGTGGAAAGAGGAGAGGTTCTTGGTATTATTGGCAAAAACGGCGCAGGGAAATCTACTTTACTCAAAATATTATCAAAAGTAACAGCACCTACAACGGGAAACATAAAATCTAGAGGCCGAATAGCTTCCTTATTAGAAGTAGGGACAGGATTCAATGGAGAAATGACCGGAAGGGAAAACATATTTCTGAATGGGGCTATTTTGGGTATGACCAAAAAAGAAATCACATCAAAACTTGAAGAAATAATTGAGTTTTCAGGTTGTGAGCGATATATTGATACACCCGTAAAACGCTATAGTAGCGGAATGACGGTGCGATTGGCTTTTGCCGTAGCGGCATTTCTAGAACCCGAAATATTAGTTATTGATGAGGTTCTTGCTGTAGGTGATGCTGAGTTCCAGAAAAAAGCCATTGGTAAAATGCAGGATATTTCTAGAATGGGTGGTAGAACGGTTTTGTTTGTGAGCCATAATATGGCAGCAGTGAAGAGTTTGTGTACGAGAGGTATAGTTTTAGAAAATGGGAAGGTGGTTTTTGAGGGAGGTATTGACGACGCTATTGATAAATATTTAAATGATTCAACAAACAATGCAGAAAAAAAATGGTCTATTGAACAAGCGCCTTGTTCGAGTTTTATAAGGTTATTGTATGCTAAAGTACTCAATAAAAAAAATGAAGTTTCTGTTAATCATTTTATTACTGATAATATACAAATAGAATTTACTTATGAGATTCTTAAAGAAAATGAATTATTTACCCACGGGTTTAATTTGTTTAATAATCATAATGTTCATATTCTTAGTTCACACGATAAAGATTCAAACACCTTAAAAAAATCGTTACCTTTAGGAATACATTCAACAAAAATCATTATCCCTGGTAATTTTTTAGCTGAAAGTGGTTATTCCTGTAGTTTCGCAATCATGCGTTATAATCCATTTTATGTAGAATTTCACGAAATGGACATTGTAGGATTTAATGTAATAGATGAAATAGGAGAACACACAGTTAGAGGAAATTATTCAGGAAGATTTCCAGGTATTGTACGTCCTTTATTAAATTGGAAATAA
- a CDS encoding ABC transporter permease has product MSEIENTDNTWLFEISPKNKFFSLNLKEVWQYRDLLMLFVKRDVVTVYKQTVLGPLWYLIQPLFTSVTFTLIFNTVAGINTGSVPPFLFNLAGITIWNYFTACLNDTSDTFKKNAAIFGKVYFPRIIMPISIVISNLLKFGIQFLIFIIFYAFYYFQGAVISLNPTIIFFPLLVALMGILGLGLGMFISSLVTKYRDLSYLISFGVQLLMYISAVMYPMALIHEKMPNYGWLIAYNPLAYVIETTRYMLLNAGQISVLGLVYTVLLTVIVFFTGLLVFNKTEKSFIDTV; this is encoded by the coding sequence ATGAGTGAAATAGAAAATACAGATAATACTTGGTTGTTCGAAATAAGCCCGAAAAACAAATTCTTTTCACTAAACTTAAAAGAAGTATGGCAGTATAGGGATCTGCTTATGCTTTTTGTAAAAAGAGATGTGGTTACGGTTTACAAGCAAACAGTTTTAGGACCACTTTGGTATTTAATACAGCCTTTATTTACTTCGGTTACTTTTACGTTGATTTTTAATACTGTTGCAGGCATCAATACCGGAAGTGTTCCTCCGTTTTTGTTTAATTTGGCAGGAATCACAATTTGGAATTATTTTACAGCCTGCCTAAATGATACTTCAGATACATTTAAGAAAAATGCTGCTATTTTTGGGAAAGTCTATTTTCCAAGAATCATTATGCCAATTTCTATCGTTATTTCTAATTTGTTGAAATTCGGAATTCAATTTCTGATTTTTATTATTTTTTATGCTTTTTATTACTTTCAAGGAGCGGTAATAAGTCTTAACCCCACCATTATTTTTTTTCCTTTACTAGTAGCTTTAATGGGAATACTGGGTTTGGGATTAGGAATGTTTATTTCGTCATTAGTAACTAAATATAGAGATTTGAGCTACCTTATTAGTTTTGGAGTGCAGTTACTGATGTATATATCTGCAGTGATGTATCCGATGGCATTAATTCACGAAAAAATGCCTAATTACGGATGGCTTATTGCTTATAATCCCTTGGCATATGTTATTGAAACTACACGATATATGTTGTTGAATGCGGGGCAAATTTCTGTTTTGGGATTAGTATATACAGTGTTGTTAACAGTAATCGTATTTTTTACGGGACTTTTAGTTTTTAATAAGACCGAGAAAAGTTTCATTGATACGGTTTAG
- a CDS encoding cytidylyltransferase domain-containing protein has translation MDTKTIVIIPARGGSKRLPNKNILELGSIPLLVHSIIYAKANANYIDAIYVSTDDETIKNIAMQYGAKVIDRPEELSGEFEPTITAIQHVLETIDFEVENVIVLQPTNPLRPINLIKDCIEKFHSEGVDSLFTVSRNHHKLGKIIKDQFLPFNYEIGQRSQDLEPLYFENGLLYITKAKCIKEGTIISENAFPYEVNHIFATIDIDTQEDFDYAEYLYKKYLIPNL, from the coding sequence GTGGATACAAAAACAATTGTAATAATTCCAGCCCGTGGCGGTTCAAAACGATTGCCTAACAAGAATATTCTTGAATTAGGTTCAATTCCGTTATTGGTACATAGTATTATATATGCTAAAGCAAATGCAAATTATATTGATGCAATCTATGTTTCGACAGACGATGAAACAATCAAGAATATTGCCATGCAATATGGAGCTAAAGTAATTGATAGACCAGAAGAATTGTCTGGTGAGTTTGAGCCAACTATTACAGCCATTCAACATGTATTAGAAACAATAGATTTTGAAGTTGAAAATGTAATTGTGTTACAGCCCACAAACCCACTACGACCAATTAATCTGATTAAAGATTGTATAGAAAAATTTCATTCCGAAGGGGTTGATAGCTTATTTACTGTTTCAAGAAATCATCATAAATTAGGAAAAATTATAAAGGATCAATTCCTTCCTTTTAATTATGAGATTGGACAACGTAGCCAAGATTTAGAACCTTTGTATTTTGAAAACGGATTGTTATACATCACAAAAGCGAAATGCATAAAAGAAGGTACTATTATTTCAGAAAACGCCTTTCCTTATGAAGTGAATCATATTTTTGCAACGATTGATATTGATACTCAAGAGGATTTTGATTATGCTGAATATTTATATAAAAAATACTTGATTCCAAATTTATAA
- a CDS encoding glycosyltransferase family 2 protein: protein MFNNKVSIIIPTYNRAHLIGETLDSVLAQIYTNWECIIVDDGSIDDTEEIIASYIKKDMRFQYYHRPIDRQKGANACRNIGYELSNGEYIKWFDSDDIMHPDFLAKQVQALEQNKDLDFCASFSKKFIKTIDDLNEDFYPEITFDKNAIYNFIIGKLYFLTPSSLWRKRILEDIELFDETLYNAHETDFNFKRLIEGGKFCYLEEVLFYVRRGHQSIDKESINDPLCLQSQFDYFQKVYQFLNSSNEVLEDAKINKLKKYVIYREVNFYYEIRNLSCFKESINNFKLILKDIANVNLRFLEILRLFFGIIVILFFKKGYWLIHLKKFDIRR, encoded by the coding sequence ATGTTTAATAATAAAGTATCTATAATCATTCCCACTTATAATCGCGCTCACTTAATTGGTGAAACGCTCGATAGCGTTTTGGCACAAATCTATACTAATTGGGAATGCATTATCGTTGATGATGGGAGTATAGACGACACGGAAGAGATTATTGCCAGTTACATAAAAAAAGACATGCGTTTTCAATATTATCATAGACCTATTGATAGACAAAAAGGAGCAAATGCTTGTAGAAACATAGGTTATGAGTTGAGTAATGGAGAGTATATAAAATGGTTTGACAGTGATGATATCATGCATCCTGATTTTCTCGCAAAACAAGTACAAGCTTTAGAACAGAATAAGGATTTGGATTTTTGTGCTAGCTTTTCAAAAAAATTCATAAAAACTATAGATGATTTAAATGAAGATTTTTACCCAGAAATCACTTTTGATAAAAATGCAATATATAATTTTATAATAGGGAAGCTTTATTTTTTGACACCATCTTCACTTTGGAGAAAAAGAATATTAGAAGATATAGAGCTATTTGATGAAACTCTATATAATGCACATGAAACAGATTTTAATTTTAAAAGATTAATTGAAGGAGGTAAATTTTGTTATCTCGAAGAAGTATTGTTTTATGTTCGTAGAGGGCATCAAAGTATAGATAAAGAATCTATTAATGACCCTCTGTGTTTGCAATCCCAATTTGATTATTTTCAAAAAGTGTATCAGTTTTTAAATTCCAGTAATGAAGTTTTAGAAGATGCTAAAATTAATAAGCTTAAAAAATATGTTATTTATAGGGAAGTGAATTTTTATTATGAAATTAGAAACTTGTCGTGTTTTAAGGAGAGTATAAATAATTTTAAATTAATTTTGAAAGACATAGCAAATGTAAATCTTCGTTTTTTAGAAATTCTCAGACTTTTTTTTGGAATAATAGTGATTCTTTTTTTTAAGAAAGGGTATTGGTTGATTCATTTAAAAAAATTTGACATTAGAAGATAA
- a CDS encoding glycosyltransferase family 2 protein encodes MKRIYTIIVTYNGMKWIEECLNSILNSSIPVFIIVVDNYSTDGTIKFIKENFSKIILLQQNENLGFGKANNIGISYALKHNADFVFLLNQDAFVDKNTIEKLIKVSFNKPEFGILSPIQLDYSGKLLENYFFKFMADDSSRTFYSDFVINNELKEIYDINFIQAAAWLLPTSTIKKIGGFDPLFYHYGEDDNYCQRARFHQIKIGVVPKAFIRHDSHKPKIMEIDLFSENYFSTFLREIYHKYGDINRQFGQVEVKKELEKYYKLFFLCVLKFNFKKASGYLKQIYLFKNKINNINLSRTKNKSRNLNYLDV; translated from the coding sequence ATGAAGCGAATTTATACCATTATTGTAACATATAATGGGATGAAGTGGATAGAAGAATGTTTAAATAGTATTTTAAATAGTTCCATTCCTGTATTTATTATAGTTGTTGATAATTATAGCACAGACGGCACTATTAAATTTATCAAAGAAAACTTCTCAAAAATAATTTTGTTACAACAAAATGAGAATTTAGGTTTTGGTAAAGCTAATAATATTGGAATATCTTATGCATTAAAGCATAATGCTGATTTTGTTTTTTTATTAAATCAAGATGCTTTTGTTGATAAAAATACGATTGAAAAGTTAATAAAAGTGTCATTTAATAAACCAGAATTTGGAATTTTAAGTCCTATTCAATTGGATTATTCTGGAAAACTACTCGAAAATTATTTTTTCAAATTTATGGCTGATGATAGTTCAAGAACTTTTTATTCTGATTTTGTTATAAATAATGAGTTAAAAGAGATTTATGATATTAATTTTATTCAGGCAGCTGCTTGGCTTTTGCCAACAAGCACTATTAAGAAAATAGGTGGGTTTGATCCATTATTTTATCATTATGGAGAAGATGATAATTATTGTCAAAGAGCCAGATTTCATCAAATAAAAATTGGAGTTGTTCCTAAAGCATTTATAAGGCATGATAGTCATAAACCAAAAATAATGGAAATTGATTTGTTTTCTGAAAATTATTTTTCTACATTTTTGCGAGAAATTTATCATAAATACGGAGATATTAATAGACAATTTGGTCAAGTTGAAGTAAAAAAAGAGCTTGAGAAATACTATAAATTATTTTTTTTATGTGTTTTAAAATTTAATTTTAAAAAAGCCTCTGGCTATCTTAAACAAATTTATTTATTTAAAAATAAAATAAATAATATCAATCTTAGCAGAACAAAAAATAAAAGTAGAAACTTAAATTATTTAGATGTTTAA
- a CDS encoding glycosyltransferase family 2 protein produces the protein MITILYPYRDRELSRVKRSLDSLSGQSCMDFKVLFVDYGSEFKMAKSVEELLTKYHFAEYFYSYHINRPWSRAKAVNIGLQMITTTYVFVADVDIIFRHDFVEKLYQLKNPKQAVYFKVGFLEENESKELKSFSDYKIAFTSGQGAQGLSLFSLKELKAIHGFDEFLHFWGAEDEDVHIRVQLNGIEVFFYDSDVMLLHQWHQSYRKLDQKKITQNLKLSNITRINAQHLLYNKSNKRIIVNQKDWGCSFSKIEFDQLEIQKKSIEVLNNKEAIDHFLFFELPNFSAGILNVNFLEDKFQTTIKYKVKKIIGKTVPEYYSLKEINDKLLLHLISFYNGCNYSYRISDDLKTINLKIQKCN, from the coding sequence ATGATTACAATTCTTTACCCTTATCGTGACCGTGAATTAAGTCGTGTCAAACGTTCATTGGATTCATTATCTGGGCAAAGTTGTATGGATTTCAAAGTCTTATTTGTAGATTACGGTTCTGAATTTAAGATGGCAAAAAGTGTTGAAGAGTTATTGACGAAATATCATTTTGCCGAATATTTTTATTCATACCATATTAACCGTCCATGGTCACGTGCTAAAGCGGTAAATATTGGTTTGCAGATGATTACAACCACTTATGTTTTTGTTGCTGATGTTGACATAATTTTTAGACATGATTTTGTGGAGAAATTATACCAATTAAAAAATCCCAAACAAGCTGTTTATTTTAAAGTGGGCTTTTTGGAAGAGAATGAATCAAAAGAACTTAAGTCATTTAGTGATTATAAAATAGCTTTCACTAGTGGACAAGGAGCTCAAGGTTTATCTTTATTTTCATTGAAGGAATTAAAAGCAATTCACGGATTTGATGAATTTTTACATTTTTGGGGTGCCGAAGATGAGGATGTACATATTCGGGTGCAGCTCAATGGGATAGAGGTTTTTTTTTATGATTCTGATGTAATGCTTTTACATCAATGGCATCAATCGTATAGAAAATTAGATCAAAAAAAAATAACGCAGAATTTAAAATTGTCCAATATTACGAGAATTAATGCGCAGCATTTATTATATAATAAATCGAACAAAAGAATTATAGTAAATCAAAAGGATTGGGGATGTAGTTTTTCAAAAATCGAATTTGACCAGTTAGAAATACAAAAAAAATCAATTGAAGTGCTAAATAACAAAGAGGCTATTGATCATTTTTTATTTTTTGAATTACCCAATTTTTCAGCGGGTATTTTAAATGTTAATTTCTTAGAAGATAAATTTCAAACTACAATTAAGTATAAAGTCAAAAAAATAATTGGTAAAACGGTTCCTGAATATTATTCGTTAAAAGAAATTAACGACAAATTATTACTACACTTAATTTCATTTTATAACGGATGTAATTATTCCTATAGGATTAGCGATGATTTAAAGACAATTAATCTTAAAATACAAAAGTGTAATTAG
- a CDS encoding glycosyltransferase family 4 protein: MSKVILISQVSLPFSEIGSWTTLYKNYLNDEHQIDYIVCGLPTKPFEKVQYSIVANDFYTKAKKKWKKNIYIGYLDALEKLINPNEKFIIQIVDNFGIIKPLLDLLETKKLRSNCYIQFFYHGFAPFFENFDGRWFFESIDEMVLLTNDSYLAHKNYYTILPTRFSVLHNGIDTTKFFPLLPQEKLILKKSMGVDGKKVFVWCSQDRPKKGLHILLDAWKRVYEDKYNMVLWVIGCEPKTPLEGVRFLGRIPNDELALYFQASDCYLYPTLCHEGFGMSLIEALHCGNYCIASAIGGVPEVLQYGKLGQLIDKPHFVSEWQKAIMDFIKNPQQGLSIKSELYSSRSWSNGMNEIIMEAKKSLE; this comes from the coding sequence ATGTCCAAAGTAATTCTCATTTCCCAAGTTTCCTTACCCTTTTCTGAAATTGGTAGTTGGACTACATTATATAAAAATTACTTGAACGATGAACACCAAATAGATTATATTGTATGCGGGTTACCTACTAAACCTTTCGAAAAGGTCCAATATAGTATAGTAGCAAATGATTTTTATACAAAGGCAAAAAAGAAGTGGAAAAAGAATATTTATATTGGTTATCTTGATGCTTTGGAGAAATTAATTAATCCAAATGAAAAGTTTATTATCCAGATTGTAGATAATTTTGGCATCATAAAACCACTTTTGGACTTGTTAGAAACAAAAAAGTTGCGTTCTAATTGTTATATTCAGTTTTTTTATCATGGTTTTGCCCCCTTTTTTGAAAATTTTGATGGCAGATGGTTTTTTGAATCCATTGATGAAATGGTTTTGTTGACCAATGATTCTTATTTGGCTCATAAAAATTATTACACCATTTTACCAACCCGTTTTTCTGTATTGCACAATGGTATTGATACAACAAAATTCTTTCCGCTTTTACCGCAAGAAAAACTAATCCTGAAAAAGAGTATGGGTGTTGATGGAAAAAAAGTATTTGTCTGGTGTTCGCAAGATCGACCCAAAAAAGGACTACATATACTATTAGATGCTTGGAAAAGAGTTTATGAAGATAAATACAATATGGTATTATGGGTTATCGGTTGTGAACCCAAAACACCTCTTGAAGGAGTGCGTTTTTTAGGAAGAATTCCTAACGATGAATTAGCATTATATTTTCAAGCATCAGATTGTTATTTGTATCCAACACTCTGTCATGAAGGATTTGGTATGAGTTTGATAGAAGCATTACACTGTGGTAATTATTGTATTGCTTCGGCAATTGGAGGCGTGCCCGAAGTCTTGCAATATGGTAAGTTGGGCCAGTTAATAGATAAACCTCATTTTGTAAGTGAATGGCAAAAGGCTATAATGGATTTTATTAAAAACCCGCAACAGGGTTTAAGTATTAAGTCAGAATTGTATTCCTCTAGATCCTGGTCAAACGGTATGAATGAAATTATTATGGAAGCTAAAAAATCTTTAGAGTAG
- a CDS encoding class I SAM-dependent methyltransferase, with amino-acid sequence MIKKSTGERLEFYEFSDVTIEHFHRYSVVLDIVKGRRVLDIASGEGYGSSLLSKSALSVIGVDIDNDSIENAKIKYTCPNLEFRQGSTSNVPVPDNSVDVVVSFETIEHHDKHEEMMLEIKRVLTATGTLIMSSPDKEFYSDKIEQNNIYHIKELYFKEFKALINSYFKQASFYFQKSYNFNSIISNENSYKEIEIFSGDNLNVIKNKIEPLYNIVIASDVEIFELKTSIFEGSKIKNLQMEKNIKRIHDTLTFKIGKFICYPFFYLKSKK; translated from the coding sequence ATGATTAAGAAATCAACAGGAGAAAGGCTTGAGTTTTATGAGTTTTCTGATGTTACAATTGAACATTTTCATAGGTATTCAGTTGTATTAGATATTGTTAAAGGTAGAAGGGTTTTGGATATTGCTTCGGGTGAGGGTTATGGTTCTTCTTTGTTGTCTAAATCTGCATTGTCAGTTATTGGTGTTGATATTGATAATGATTCAATTGAAAATGCAAAAATAAAATATACCTGTCCTAATTTAGAATTTCGACAAGGTTCAACATCGAATGTTCCAGTTCCTGATAACTCAGTTGATGTTGTAGTTAGTTTTGAAACAATTGAACATCATGATAAACATGAAGAAATGATGCTTGAAATAAAAAGAGTTTTAACAGCAACTGGAACTTTAATTATGTCATCCCCTGACAAAGAATTTTATTCGGATAAAATAGAACAAAACAATATTTATCATATTAAAGAATTATATTTTAAAGAGTTTAAAGCTTTAATTAATAGTTATTTTAAACAAGCTTCGTTTTATTTTCAAAAGTCTTATAATTTCAATTCGATTATTTCTAATGAAAATTCTTATAAAGAGATAGAAATTTTTTCTGGAGATAACTTAAATGTTATTAAAAATAAAATTGAACCTTTGTATAATATTGTTATTGCATCAGATGTAGAGATTTTCGAATTGAAGACTTCGATATTTGAAGGGTCAAAAATTAAAAATCTACAAATGGAAAAAAATATTAAAAGAATACATGACACGTTGACTTTTAAAATAGGTAAATTTATTTGCTATCCTTTTTTCTATTTAAAAAGTAAAAAGTAA